From Pseudarthrobacter equi, a single genomic window includes:
- the istB gene encoding IS21-like element helper ATPase IstB: MSPTAPATTVTPVLRRRRGLTEQAAVAAVDQACRRLRLPTIRGVLDEALSVAGKEQLSYQGFLAELLLAECDDRDRRSSIRRVKAANFPRDKWLGDFDFDANQNINPATIHTLATGDWIRKGAPLCLIGDSGTGKSHLLIGLGTAAAEKGYRVKYTLATRLVNELVEAADEKMLAKTIARYGRVDLLCIDELGYMELDRRGAELLFQVLTEREEKNSIAIASNESFSGWTKTFSDPRLCAAIVDRLTFNGTIIETGTDSYRLAHTIAQQNS; the protein is encoded by the coding sequence ATGAGCCCCACAGCACCTGCTACAACCGTCACCCCGGTCCTGCGCCGGCGACGCGGTCTGACCGAACAGGCCGCGGTCGCAGCCGTGGACCAGGCCTGCCGCCGGCTGCGCCTGCCCACCATCCGTGGCGTCCTGGACGAAGCACTGAGCGTTGCCGGGAAAGAACAACTGTCCTACCAGGGGTTCCTGGCCGAGCTGCTGCTGGCCGAATGCGACGATAGGGACCGGCGCTCATCGATCCGCCGCGTTAAGGCCGCAAACTTCCCCAGGGACAAATGGCTCGGAGACTTCGATTTCGACGCCAATCAGAACATCAACCCCGCAACGATCCACACCCTGGCCACCGGGGACTGGATCCGCAAAGGCGCACCCCTATGCCTCATAGGAGACTCAGGGACCGGTAAATCCCACCTACTCATCGGTCTCGGCACAGCCGCCGCGGAGAAGGGCTACCGAGTCAAATACACCCTCGCCACCCGGCTCGTGAACGAACTCGTCGAAGCTGCCGATGAGAAAATGCTGGCCAAAACCATTGCCCGCTATGGCCGCGTCGACCTGCTGTGCATCGACGAGCTGGGCTATATGGAACTGGACCGCCGAGGCGCCGAGCTCCTCTTCCAGGTCCTCACCGAACGGGAAGAAAAGAACTCCATTGCCATCGCCTCCAACGAATCCTTCTCAGGCTGGACCAAAACCTTCAGTGACCCGCGCCTTTGCGCCGCAATCGTGGACCGCCTCACCTTCAACGGCACCATCATCGAAACCGGCACAGACTCCTACCGCCTCGCCCACACCATCGCCCAACAAAACTCATAG
- a CDS encoding LacI family DNA-binding transcriptional regulator — MATYKDIQRLTGLSLSTISKYYNGGSVRQSNGEAIQRAADELGFQINDFARSLRRGTSQTVGVLLPALDNGFHLAIIAGVEKYLQVHGVGVIVVSSHPEERRPGGAVDALRSKRVDGIVAVPSVHDAEALKQADEAGIPVVTVDRTFPGLETDHVQLDNYAAGAMVAHYLLDHRHKRIAIIGGDHSVPSLTERHNGFLDALEQRGVDREESWSSENDLTIEAGRRAVRLLLARGNRPTAMFAANYELTVGALIGLNESGLVVPDDMSFVGFDIAEIAQVTRPPMATVVQPMAEIAEHAARRILARMNSSDAPRDMQTLPADLRTGSSVRHLGQPASTAT; from the coding sequence ATGGCGACTTACAAGGACATCCAGCGGCTTACCGGGCTTTCACTTTCCACGATTTCGAAGTACTACAACGGCGGCAGCGTCCGCCAAAGTAATGGCGAGGCTATCCAGCGCGCTGCCGACGAGCTGGGTTTCCAAATCAACGACTTCGCACGCAGTCTGCGACGAGGTACCAGTCAAACGGTGGGCGTTTTGCTGCCTGCACTGGACAACGGCTTCCACCTCGCAATTATCGCCGGCGTGGAAAAGTACCTGCAGGTGCACGGCGTTGGCGTCATCGTGGTTTCAAGCCATCCCGAAGAAAGACGGCCAGGCGGTGCGGTTGATGCCCTGCGCTCGAAGCGGGTGGACGGCATCGTCGCAGTGCCGTCAGTCCACGATGCTGAAGCGCTTAAACAGGCTGATGAGGCTGGGATACCGGTAGTCACAGTCGACCGCACCTTTCCGGGCCTGGAAACAGATCATGTCCAGCTTGACAACTATGCAGCCGGGGCCATGGTGGCCCATTATCTTCTCGACCACCGCCACAAGCGGATAGCCATCATCGGCGGCGACCATTCCGTTCCATCGCTTACCGAACGCCATAATGGCTTCCTTGACGCGCTGGAGCAGCGAGGAGTAGACCGCGAGGAATCCTGGTCCTCTGAAAACGACCTCACCATCGAAGCTGGACGACGCGCAGTTCGGCTACTGCTGGCGCGCGGCAACCGGCCAACGGCCATGTTCGCAGCAAATTACGAATTGACCGTTGGCGCGTTGATAGGACTTAACGAATCCGGTCTGGTCGTGCCGGACGATATGTCCTTCGTCGGGTTCGACATCGCTGAGATCGCCCAAGTGACCCGTCCCCCGATGGCCACAGTCGTCCAACCCATGGCTGAGATCGCCGAACACGCAGCACGCCGGATACTGGCCCGGATGAACAGCTCAGACGCACCGCGGGACATGCAGACCCTTCCAGCTGATTTGCGCACGGGAAGCTCCGTGCGTCACCTCGGACAGCCCGCCTCCACCGCGACCTGA
- a CDS encoding D-arabinono-1,4-lactone oxidase translates to MYTTDVGTTWAGTHTFGARRLYLPGSLSEAAEIVGSLDRVRAVGTRHSFNDIADGETMISLVQLEPDVQLDEQARTVSVCSGTRYGVLASWLHDRGWALRNMGSLPHISIGGATATGTHGSGDTNGILSTAVAGVQLINAEGEVLDFDRSHPEFAGIVPSLGALGIITRLTVDIEPTYEVRQDVFRDLPWEAVIGELDTVMAAGYSVSIFTVWDEPTASRVLVKSRLDVDAEVPTELFGAPAMHHGDPELAALGANRTVQGGIPGPWLERLPHFRVDANPSNGDEIQSEYFVDRRHGAAAMDALRGLASEIAPHLIASEIRSTAADNLWLSMAYERPSLAIHFTWLNRPDALTNLLPRIEKVLAPFDARPHWGKTFVAQADLMKTLYPRLPDFQALRNRMDPTGKFSNDYLRRVIGS, encoded by the coding sequence ATGTACACCACGGATGTTGGCACCACGTGGGCAGGCACGCACACCTTTGGTGCGCGGCGCCTCTACCTTCCAGGGTCCCTTTCCGAAGCCGCCGAAATCGTCGGCTCCCTCGACAGGGTCCGGGCGGTCGGGACGCGGCACTCATTCAATGACATCGCAGACGGCGAGACCATGATTTCTCTGGTTCAGCTGGAGCCTGATGTGCAGCTCGATGAGCAGGCGCGCACGGTTTCGGTGTGCAGCGGCACACGCTACGGAGTACTGGCATCATGGCTCCACGATCGCGGCTGGGCGCTGCGAAACATGGGATCACTCCCCCATATTTCCATTGGTGGAGCAACGGCGACGGGAACCCACGGTTCCGGCGACACGAATGGAATCCTTTCAACTGCCGTAGCCGGAGTGCAGCTGATCAATGCGGAGGGCGAAGTCCTGGATTTTGACCGTTCCCACCCGGAGTTTGCGGGCATCGTCCCATCCCTGGGTGCACTCGGCATTATCACTCGCCTGACCGTCGATATCGAGCCGACCTACGAGGTGCGTCAGGACGTCTTCCGGGACCTTCCCTGGGAGGCTGTGATTGGCGAGCTCGACACTGTGATGGCCGCGGGTTACAGCGTCAGCATTTTTACTGTCTGGGATGAGCCGACTGCTTCACGTGTGCTTGTTAAGTCCAGGCTGGATGTCGACGCTGAGGTCCCGACAGAGCTGTTCGGGGCACCTGCGATGCATCATGGAGATCCCGAATTGGCGGCATTGGGCGCGAACCGCACTGTGCAGGGTGGAATCCCTGGACCGTGGCTCGAACGTCTCCCCCACTTCCGTGTGGACGCAAACCCGTCCAATGGCGACGAAATCCAGTCGGAGTACTTTGTAGACCGCAGGCACGGAGCCGCCGCCATGGATGCCCTCCGAGGACTCGCATCCGAAATTGCCCCACATCTGATTGCAAGTGAAATCCGGTCCACAGCTGCTGACAACCTCTGGCTGAGTATGGCCTACGAACGTCCATCGCTTGCAATCCACTTCACCTGGCTCAACCGGCCGGACGCGCTCACCAACCTCCTCCCCCGCATAGAAAAAGTGCTCGCACCCTTCGACGCCCGCCCACACTGGGGCAAGACGTTTGTTGCTCAAGCTGACCTCATGAAAACCCTGTACCCGCGGCTTCCCGACTTCCAGGCGCTCCGCAATCGAATGGACCCGACCGGAAAATTCAGCAATGACTACCTGCGCCGAGTCATTGGCTCCTGA
- a CDS encoding aldo/keto reductase family protein produces MSSLTPVDVTSAATAPLRLASGASIPRVGFGTFGSDRYGSDAVARALRIALGAGYRLIDCASVYGNEADVGAVLEEALQDGINRSDLFVMSKIWNDAHEPLAAIASVEKSLTDLRLDYLDAVFVHWPFPNHHAPKAGTDARDPAARPYDHAAFMKLWKALESLVDAGLVRHLGTSNVTIAKLQRILADARIAPGLNEMELHPSFQQGELFQFCLDHEIQPVGYSPLGSPSRPARDTTPDDVSDMDLPPVRAIAEARGIHPALVCLKWAVARGHIPIPFSAKELQIVANLHAALEDPLTPEEMEQLRSAERNSRLIKGQVFLWPEAGSWLDLWDVDGTIPGWNGYGSPTL; encoded by the coding sequence ATGTCCTCCCTTACCCCTGTTGACGTCACCTCGGCCGCGACGGCACCCCTCCGCCTCGCGAGTGGAGCGTCCATTCCAAGAGTCGGGTTCGGAACGTTCGGTTCAGATCGCTACGGATCCGATGCTGTGGCCCGGGCGTTGCGGATTGCTCTGGGCGCGGGTTACCGGCTCATTGATTGCGCCTCCGTGTACGGTAATGAGGCGGACGTTGGAGCTGTTTTGGAAGAGGCGCTGCAGGACGGAATCAACCGCAGCGATCTGTTCGTCATGTCAAAAATCTGGAACGACGCTCACGAGCCGCTGGCCGCCATCGCCTCGGTTGAAAAATCCCTGACCGATCTGCGCCTGGATTATCTGGATGCCGTCTTCGTGCACTGGCCGTTTCCCAACCATCATGCCCCGAAAGCCGGAACTGATGCCCGGGATCCTGCGGCCCGGCCCTATGACCACGCCGCGTTCATGAAATTGTGGAAAGCTCTCGAGTCGCTGGTCGATGCCGGCCTTGTACGCCATCTGGGCACGTCAAACGTCACCATCGCCAAGCTTCAACGAATCTTGGCCGATGCCCGCATCGCACCTGGCTTGAACGAGATGGAGCTTCATCCCAGCTTCCAACAAGGCGAGCTGTTCCAGTTCTGCCTGGACCATGAGATCCAGCCTGTTGGATACAGTCCGCTTGGTTCGCCGTCCCGCCCGGCGCGGGATACTACTCCTGACGATGTTTCAGACATGGATCTGCCCCCAGTTCGGGCAATTGCTGAGGCCAGGGGAATTCACCCCGCGCTCGTGTGCCTGAAGTGGGCGGTCGCGCGGGGCCACATTCCCATCCCCTTTTCGGCGAAGGAGCTCCAGATTGTCGCCAACCTCCACGCCGCGCTCGAAGATCCGCTCACTCCCGAGGAAATGGAGCAGCTACGATCAGCCGAGCGCAACAGCCGCCTTATTAAGGGGCAGGTCTTCCTGTGGCCGGAGGCCGGGTCATGGCTCGATTTGTGGGACGTTGACGGAACCATCCCTGGCTGGAACGGCTATGGAAGCCCCACGCTATGA
- a CDS encoding alpha-L-fucosidase, giving the protein MTPSTTVALPVWAQEASLGIFIHWGPYSVPAWAEPTGAWGAIPPETWFAHNAYAEWYANTIRIEGSPAAEHHKATFGDVPYETFLDQWRAEKYDPASWAALFQSICADYVIPVTKHHDGITLWEAPGTADLNTVVRGPRQDLLAPLAEAVRAVGIRFGVYYSGGLDWAFTSYPPITSMEEVDLFRPTDAAYAEYATAHVRDLIDRFKPSVIWNDIDWPDAGRADGSLTELLEHYRQLVPDGIVNDRWGADVWDYRTSEYSHDTHNESGIGWEHNRGLGFSFGYNQIENLELTMSTQEIAKLYADVVSRGGRLLLNVGPTAAGEIPDVQLRSLTGLAPWIQNVKPYTIQRRPAQPSDDIKITGDGWSRAWVSGKNLVVIADDFEKVRIDAGALEVVAISLPVQDGTD; this is encoded by the coding sequence ATGACACCTTCCACAACCGTCGCTCTCCCCGTCTGGGCTCAGGAAGCCAGCCTCGGTATCTTCATCCACTGGGGACCATACTCCGTGCCCGCCTGGGCAGAACCAACAGGGGCTTGGGGCGCCATCCCTCCAGAGACCTGGTTTGCTCACAACGCTTATGCCGAATGGTATGCAAACACCATACGGATTGAAGGGTCCCCCGCCGCCGAGCACCACAAGGCCACCTTCGGGGACGTACCGTACGAGACGTTCCTGGACCAGTGGCGCGCGGAGAAGTACGACCCGGCCTCTTGGGCTGCACTCTTCCAGTCCATTTGTGCCGACTACGTCATTCCAGTCACCAAACATCATGACGGAATCACTCTGTGGGAAGCCCCCGGCACAGCGGACCTCAACACGGTGGTCCGCGGTCCCCGCCAGGACCTTCTGGCCCCCCTGGCGGAGGCCGTGCGTGCCGTTGGCATCCGTTTCGGCGTTTACTATTCGGGTGGCCTGGACTGGGCATTCACCAGCTATCCGCCAATCACATCCATGGAGGAAGTGGACCTTTTCCGGCCTACTGACGCCGCCTATGCCGAATATGCAACCGCCCATGTGCGCGACCTCATCGACCGCTTCAAACCGTCAGTGATTTGGAATGACATCGACTGGCCCGACGCAGGAAGGGCTGACGGGTCCCTGACCGAGCTGCTGGAGCACTACCGCCAGCTTGTTCCGGACGGCATCGTCAATGACAGGTGGGGCGCGGACGTATGGGATTACCGCACCAGCGAATACTCCCACGACACACACAACGAGTCCGGGATCGGTTGGGAGCATAATCGTGGGCTTGGCTTCTCCTTCGGCTACAACCAGATCGAGAACCTGGAGCTAACCATGTCCACCCAAGAAATTGCCAAGCTCTATGCAGATGTCGTCTCACGCGGCGGTCGGCTGCTCCTCAACGTCGGCCCCACTGCCGCAGGGGAAATACCCGATGTGCAACTTCGAAGCCTCACCGGCCTTGCGCCTTGGATACAAAACGTCAAACCATACACAATTCAGCGCCGCCCAGCTCAACCGTCCGATGACATCAAGATCACTGGAGACGGCTGGTCGCGCGCCTGGGTCAGCGGTAAGAACCTGGTCGTTATTGCTGACGATTTTGAGAAAGTCAGAATAGATGCGGGCGCCCTCGAGGTGGTCGCCATCAGCCTCCCGGTCCAAGACGGGACTGACTGA
- the istA gene encoding IS21 family transposase, whose amino-acid sequence MRARLELFASIRRDARIEGLSIRGLAKRYQVGRDTVRQALSDPVPPARKTPVRSSPRLDPFKPAIDAMLVEDTTAPRKQRHTARRILARLIEEHDALELSYSTVRDYVRVRRAQIDVEAGRRVEVFVPQEHAPGAEAEVDFGEVWIVLDGVKTKCHMFIFRLSHSGKAIHRVYPTQAQEAFLEGHIEAFNEIGGVPVKHIRYDNLTSAVRTVVFGQGRNRVENDRWVLFRSFYGFDSFYCQPGIAGAHEKGGVEGEVGWFRRNRLTPMPVAKSLEELNDRIRYREAEDDQRRFDGRIRTIGHDFAAERPFLAPLPAEEFDPGLVLNPRVDRSSMITVRMVKYSVPARFIGRRVRVSLRASELVVFDGRAVAARHQRIVAKGGQSVQLDHYLEVLKTKPGALPGSTALARARASGSFTSAHEAFWAASRRVNGDAEGTRELIDVLLLHRSMDAADIQAGITAALRVGAVSADVVAVEARRHATTSAAEGGPRSDRHRGAHAQAKVQRVVSLTQRRLMDPAAVIAGLPSDSRPLPSVRAYDELLAKRAEHPAKTASKENIS is encoded by the coding sequence ATGAGAGCGCGCTTGGAGCTGTTTGCCAGTATTCGCAGAGATGCCCGTATCGAGGGGTTATCCATCCGCGGTCTGGCAAAGCGGTATCAAGTTGGTAGGGACACGGTGCGGCAGGCATTGTCGGATCCCGTCCCTCCAGCACGGAAGACTCCGGTGAGGTCCTCGCCTCGGCTGGATCCCTTTAAACCGGCCATTGACGCAATGCTGGTCGAGGACACGACGGCTCCGCGGAAGCAACGCCACACGGCCCGTAGGATTCTTGCCCGGCTCATTGAGGAGCACGATGCGCTAGAGCTGTCGTATTCGACGGTGCGTGACTACGTCCGGGTCCGCCGGGCGCAGATCGATGTGGAGGCCGGCCGCAGGGTTGAGGTGTTTGTTCCGCAAGAACATGCCCCGGGCGCGGAGGCTGAAGTGGACTTCGGTGAGGTCTGGATCGTGTTGGACGGGGTGAAGACGAAGTGCCATATGTTCATCTTCCGTCTCTCCCACTCCGGCAAAGCGATCCACCGGGTTTACCCCACTCAGGCGCAGGAAGCATTTCTGGAAGGTCACATCGAAGCGTTCAATGAGATCGGTGGCGTGCCTGTGAAGCACATCCGCTATGACAACCTCACCAGTGCCGTCAGGACCGTGGTGTTCGGGCAGGGCCGGAACCGTGTGGAGAACGACCGGTGGGTGTTGTTCCGCTCGTTCTACGGTTTTGATTCTTTTTATTGCCAACCAGGTATTGCCGGGGCTCACGAGAAAGGCGGCGTCGAGGGCGAAGTGGGCTGGTTCCGCCGCAACCGCCTTACCCCGATGCCTGTCGCGAAGTCCCTTGAGGAGCTCAACGACCGGATCCGGTATAGGGAGGCGGAGGACGATCAGCGGCGGTTCGATGGCAGGATCCGCACCATCGGCCACGACTTCGCCGCCGAGCGCCCGTTCCTGGCGCCGTTGCCGGCCGAAGAGTTCGACCCCGGTCTCGTGCTGAACCCAAGAGTGGACAGATCCTCAATGATCACGGTGCGGATGGTGAAGTACTCCGTACCGGCACGGTTCATCGGCCGAAGGGTCCGGGTGTCCTTGCGGGCGTCAGAGCTTGTGGTGTTCGACGGCCGCGCGGTGGCGGCCCGGCATCAGAGAATCGTCGCCAAGGGCGGCCAGTCGGTTCAGCTGGACCATTACCTGGAGGTCCTCAAGACCAAACCCGGTGCTTTGCCTGGTTCCACGGCTTTGGCACGGGCTCGGGCATCAGGTTCTTTCACCAGCGCCCATGAGGCCTTCTGGGCCGCCTCGCGCCGGGTCAACGGCGACGCCGAAGGGACTCGTGAACTGATCGATGTCTTGCTGCTCCACCGGTCTATGGACGCTGCAGACATTCAGGCAGGGATCACCGCCGCGCTGCGGGTGGGTGCGGTAAGCGCCGATGTCGTCGCGGTCGAAGCCCGCAGACACGCAACGACCTCCGCCGCTGAGGGTGGGCCCAGGTCGGACCGTCATCGCGGTGCCCACGCTCAAGCGAAAGTGCAACGCGTTGTCAGCCTGACCCAGCGTCGACTCATGGACCCGGCGGCCGTCATCGCCGGGCTGCCTTCTGATAGCCGGCCCCTGCCCTCAGTCCGTGCCTATGACGAGCTGCTGGCCAAACGCGCCGAACACCCTGCAAAAACCGCGTCGAAGGAGAACATCTCATGA
- a CDS encoding RbsD/FucU family protein: MLTNELIHPHLIGALAAAGHGTRLLLADGNFPYSSHSNPAAEKIYLNLRPGLLTVDDVLSALLSAVNIESATVMNSDGSPVPAHTSYREALGEAIPFEQVDRYAFYDLARANDTAIVVATGDQRLYANILLTIGLAG, encoded by the coding sequence ATGCTTACCAATGAACTGATCCATCCCCACCTTATCGGCGCCCTCGCAGCGGCCGGACACGGTACCCGCCTCCTCTTGGCCGACGGCAACTTCCCTTATTCCTCCCACAGCAACCCGGCCGCAGAGAAGATTTACCTCAATCTCCGTCCCGGCCTCCTGACCGTCGACGATGTCCTGTCCGCGCTGCTCAGCGCCGTCAACATCGAGTCAGCAACCGTAATGAACTCCGACGGTTCACCCGTTCCGGCCCACACCAGCTACCGGGAAGCTCTCGGGGAGGCAATCCCTTTTGAGCAGGTGGACCGCTACGCCTTTTACGACCTTGCCAGGGCCAATGACACAGCCATCGTCGTCGCCACGGGCGACCAGCGACTCTACGCAAACATCTTGCTCACCATCGGCCTTGCCGGCTGA
- a CDS encoding LacI family DNA-binding transcriptional regulator, with translation MEPPPQLQGELVSQGKSRQLTNVTIKTVAKHAGVSTATVSRVLSGNGRVSPELQEAVRQSAEALNYSINAVAIALRSSRTATMGMIVPEIDSPAMSRLIQQVVNVLE, from the coding sequence ATGGAACCACCCCCCCAGCTGCAAGGCGAGCTGGTATCGCAAGGAAAGAGTCGTCAATTGACTAACGTGACGATCAAAACCGTTGCCAAGCACGCCGGAGTTTCCACGGCTACGGTTTCCCGGGTTTTGAGCGGCAACGGACGTGTGTCGCCCGAACTGCAGGAGGCCGTAAGGCAGTCAGCAGAGGCGCTCAACTACTCGATCAATGCGGTGGCCATTGCCTTGCGTAGCTCCCGCACGGCCACCATGGGCATGATTGTTCCAGAAATTGACAGTCCAGCCATGAGCCGCCTAATCCAGCAGGTAGTCAACGTCTTGGAGTGA
- a CDS encoding rhamnogalacturonan lyase yields the protein MILHRLRTRTAAAGAAALIACSSAAAVPAAAADTSAAPGAAYNGVQLENLDRGLIAARTADGVFLSWRLLGTEVTGASETGLTGTDFNVYRDGTILSSVTGSTNYLDAGAPAGTAYTVVPVVNGAETAHSASVTPQEQGYLEVPLNKPADGITPAGEPYSYQTGDMSVGDVDGDGQYEYFVKWDPSNAKDVSLVGYTGTVYVDAYRADGTQLYRLDMGPNIRAGEHYTELMVYDFDGDSRAEVMLKTAPGTKTVSYKDGQVIGEKFVTLLAEDIAAGRSNADDYRVSPADYYEHVVNMFQGWATHPEVAAGTWPATLEAAFGIPNQYSYPLNRKDAEALADHFMDVYAPSRSARNNLRAFQGFILSGPEYLTVFDGATGTELQTVAYEPGRGDDGLMWGDYAYARIEPGNRVDRFNAGIAYLDGHKPSAVFARGYYTRTNLVAYDWDGKQLSTRWDIDSGWVPMNNPFNDTPHGRDGTNPAFASLTNQGFHSLSAADVDGDGKQEIVYGSATIDDDGSLLYSSYGALPEGSAAPGTIAKLGHGDHLHVTDIDPDRPGVEIFSVHENATRAPYGYVLRDAATGSPIFGAYTGRDQGRGTIGDIDPNTRGIESWAVGLWSATGQRLSATTPSTNFGIKWGPDMTTQTLNWSSGTQTTPVIDDRTRGRLLTAEGTRTNLGTRAVPGLAADVLGDWREELLLGTQDSTALRIHFSTELTEHKLYTLMHDPQYRAEVARQNTTYNQPSYTSFYLASDMDFRKVPLPRIVLTRASPDVSVTAAAQCKGDKPILTVDVLNNEGVKVDAQIVTPYGEKKVNNIKPGATVQERFKPKGNAMDPGLITITASTNAEGQTHTAAYEAAFPGITCK from the coding sequence ATGATTCTGCACAGACTGCGGACCCGGACAGCTGCCGCCGGCGCGGCCGCCCTCATCGCCTGCTCCTCGGCGGCCGCAGTGCCGGCCGCCGCAGCCGATACATCGGCGGCACCCGGTGCAGCCTATAACGGTGTGCAATTGGAAAACCTAGACCGAGGACTCATCGCTGCGCGCACGGCGGACGGGGTTTTCCTGAGCTGGAGACTGTTGGGCACCGAAGTAACAGGAGCCTCCGAGACAGGACTGACCGGCACCGACTTCAACGTCTACAGGGACGGGACAATCCTCTCGAGCGTGACCGGAAGCACAAACTATCTTGACGCCGGGGCCCCCGCTGGGACTGCCTACACTGTCGTGCCTGTGGTCAACGGCGCGGAAACCGCCCACAGCGCCAGCGTCACACCCCAAGAACAAGGCTACTTGGAAGTGCCCCTGAACAAGCCCGCCGACGGTATCACTCCCGCAGGAGAGCCCTACAGCTATCAGACCGGGGATATGAGCGTGGGCGACGTCGACGGAGACGGCCAATATGAATATTTCGTCAAGTGGGACCCAAGCAACGCAAAAGATGTTTCCCTCGTGGGTTACACCGGAACCGTATACGTCGATGCCTACCGCGCCGACGGCACCCAGTTGTACCGCCTGGACATGGGGCCGAACATCCGGGCCGGCGAACACTACACCGAACTGATGGTCTATGACTTCGACGGGGACAGTCGTGCTGAAGTCATGCTCAAAACCGCACCCGGCACCAAGACTGTCTCTTATAAGGACGGCCAGGTCATTGGTGAAAAGTTCGTCACCCTTCTGGCGGAGGATATCGCGGCAGGCCGCAGCAACGCAGACGACTACCGCGTCAGTCCCGCTGACTACTACGAACACGTGGTCAACATGTTTCAGGGATGGGCCACCCATCCGGAAGTCGCCGCCGGGACGTGGCCGGCGACTCTGGAAGCCGCTTTCGGAATCCCCAACCAGTACAGCTACCCGCTGAACCGGAAAGACGCGGAGGCTCTGGCCGACCACTTCATGGACGTCTACGCCCCGTCGCGCAGCGCACGGAACAACCTCCGCGCCTTCCAAGGCTTCATCCTTTCCGGGCCCGAATACCTGACAGTGTTTGATGGCGCCACGGGCACGGAACTGCAGACCGTGGCCTACGAACCAGGCCGGGGCGACGATGGACTCATGTGGGGTGACTACGCCTATGCACGCATCGAGCCAGGCAACCGTGTAGACCGGTTCAACGCCGGCATCGCCTACCTGGACGGACACAAACCCTCAGCTGTCTTCGCCCGCGGCTACTACACCAGGACCAACCTTGTCGCCTACGACTGGGACGGCAAGCAGCTGAGCACGCGATGGGACATTGATAGCGGCTGGGTCCCCATGAACAACCCATTCAACGACACTCCTCACGGCCGGGACGGCACTAATCCCGCTTTTGCCTCGCTCACGAATCAGGGCTTCCACTCCCTCAGTGCCGCCGACGTCGACGGCGACGGCAAACAAGAGATCGTCTACGGGTCAGCCACCATCGACGACGACGGGTCGCTGCTCTACAGCTCCTATGGCGCTCTTCCGGAAGGTAGCGCCGCACCCGGCACCATCGCCAAACTTGGTCACGGCGACCACCTGCACGTCACAGACATCGACCCGGACCGTCCGGGAGTTGAAATCTTCAGTGTCCACGAGAATGCCACCCGTGCGCCCTATGGGTACGTTCTCCGTGATGCCGCCACCGGTTCTCCCATTTTCGGTGCCTACACTGGTCGGGACCAGGGCAGGGGAACCATCGGCGACATCGACCCCAACACCCGGGGAATCGAAAGCTGGGCAGTCGGGCTCTGGTCGGCAACCGGACAACGCCTGTCCGCAACTACCCCCAGCACGAACTTCGGTATCAAGTGGGGCCCGGATATGACCACACAGACCCTGAACTGGTCCAGTGGCACCCAAACGACGCCCGTGATCGACGACAGGACCCGCGGGCGCCTGCTCACCGCAGAAGGCACCCGCACAAACCTAGGCACCCGGGCAGTTCCGGGGCTTGCTGCCGACGTGCTCGGCGACTGGCGCGAAGAGCTACTTTTGGGCACTCAGGACAGCACTGCTCTGCGTATCCACTTCAGTACCGAACTGACCGAGCACAAGCTCTACACCCTGATGCATGACCCGCAGTACCGTGCAGAAGTCGCCCGCCAGAACACCACCTACAACCAGCCCAGCTACACAAGTTTCTATCTCGCCTCCGACATGGACTTCCGAAAGGTGCCGCTCCCCCGCATCGTGCTGACCCGGGCCTCCCCTGACGTTTCAGTCACGGCCGCCGCACAATGCAAAGGAGATAAGCCAATTCTTACAGTCGACGTCCTCAACAACGAGGGCGTAAAGGTTGATGCGCAAATCGTCACTCCTTACGGGGAAAAGAAGGTCAACAACATCAAGCCGGGGGCAACGGTCCAGGAGCGGTTCAAACCCAAGGGCAACGCGATGGACCCCGGGCTCATAACTATCACGGCATCAACAAACGCAGAGGGTCAAACCCACACCGCAGCCTACGAGGCCGCATTCCCCGGCATCACCTGCAAGTAA